In Sulfitobacter sp. W027, a single window of DNA contains:
- the rsmD gene encoding 16S rRNA (guanine(966)-N(2))-methyltransferase RsmD: MRIIAGKYRGRPLAALGKGDAGAHLRPTSDRVRESLFSMLTHHDVIEGARVLDLFAGTGALGFEALSRGAVSVCFVENGRTGQQLIGENMRKLEAEAETRLLRNDATRLGPCAQDPFDLVFLDPPYGKSMGQKALVAAAEGGWFAPGAMIVWEESAPMHAPEGFARIDTRKYGDTHVTLLQRAAS; this comes from the coding sequence ATGAGGATCATTGCCGGGAAATACCGTGGCCGACCGCTTGCCGCGCTTGGCAAGGGCGACGCCGGAGCGCATCTGCGCCCGACCTCGGACCGGGTGCGCGAGAGCCTTTTTTCGATGTTGACCCATCACGATGTGATCGAGGGCGCGCGGGTGTTGGACCTGTTCGCAGGCACCGGCGCGCTTGGGTTTGAGGCCTTGTCGCGCGGAGCCGTGTCGGTCTGCTTTGTTGAGAATGGCCGGACAGGCCAACAGTTGATCGGAGAGAACATGCGCAAACTAGAGGCAGAGGCGGAAACGCGGCTGCTGCGCAATGACGCGACGCGGCTGGGGCCATGCGCACAGGACCCTTTCGATCTGGTCTTCCTTGACCCGCCCTATGGCAAATCCATGGGGCAAAAGGCGCTTGTTGCGGCAGCCGAAGGCGGTTGGTTTGCACCCGGCGCGATGATCGTTTGGGAGGAAAGCGCGCCCATGCACGCGCCCGAGGGATTCGCCCGGATCGACACGCGCAAATACGGCGATACCCATGTGACGCTGCTGCAAAGGGCTGCAAGCTAA